One genomic region from Haloarcula taiwanensis encodes:
- a CDS encoding hybrid sensor histidine kinase/response regulator, producing the protein MGEAGSPIRVLHVDDDLQYAETTAAFLERERAAFDIETATSASEGLARLESATFDCIVSDYEMPGESGIDLLESVREAYPELPFILYTGRGSEAVAGDAISAGVTDYLQKTSDTSHYALLANRITNAVQQYRSQRALEESTDRLSLFIDQSPLGFVEFDSDFEIVRVNDTLTEIFGYTEDELLGETWEVFVSPDSYDDVDAVTSALSEASGGYHSVDENVRKDGERIMVEWHNRLVTDSSGDAVTVFSHCKDVTERIERERNLAQLRDFFAEAEELGDLGAWEFDETGVSTWTEGTRRIHEVGDDFDPTVEDGLSFYHPEDRERVADAVEAALEDGEPYDVEARLITATGECRWVRTRGERVEDAEHRTVRGFIQDITEQKERERRLRVQNERLESFASVVSHDLQGPLTVAQGHLELARQEETDDHLDSIDSAHQRMQTLIDDILTLARDGREATTTEPVDLHTAATACWQTVETGDATLETDTDSVVVADPRRLRRLLENLFRNSVAHGSLPTQGQDGDVEHSTTPPQSDAVVEHGDGVTVTVGDIDDESGFYVADDGPGVPEDERDAVFEAGYSTASDGTGFGLAIVADIAAVHGWDVSVTDSEAGGARFEITSIVEGG; encoded by the coding sequence ATGGGAGAGGCTGGTTCCCCGATTCGAGTCCTCCACGTCGACGACGACCTGCAGTACGCGGAGACGACGGCGGCGTTTCTCGAACGAGAGCGGGCCGCGTTCGACATCGAGACCGCGACGAGTGCATCGGAGGGGCTGGCCCGACTCGAATCGGCGACGTTCGACTGCATCGTCTCGGACTACGAGATGCCCGGCGAAAGCGGCATCGACCTCCTTGAATCCGTCCGCGAGGCGTACCCGGAGCTACCCTTTATTCTGTACACGGGCCGAGGCAGCGAAGCAGTCGCCGGGGATGCTATTTCGGCTGGCGTCACCGACTACCTGCAGAAGACGTCTGACACCAGCCACTACGCACTTCTGGCCAACCGCATCACCAACGCCGTCCAACAGTACCGGTCACAGCGCGCCCTCGAAGAGAGCACGGACCGGCTGTCGCTGTTTATCGACCAGTCGCCGCTGGGCTTCGTTGAGTTCGACTCCGACTTCGAAATCGTCCGGGTCAACGACACCCTCACCGAGATATTCGGCTACACCGAAGACGAACTGCTCGGGGAGACGTGGGAGGTGTTCGTGAGTCCGGACAGCTACGACGACGTCGACGCGGTCACCTCTGCCCTCAGTGAGGCCAGCGGCGGCTACCACAGCGTCGACGAGAACGTCCGGAAAGACGGCGAGCGCATCATGGTCGAGTGGCACAACCGCCTCGTCACCGACAGTTCCGGCGATGCCGTCACCGTCTTCTCACACTGCAAGGACGTCACCGAGCGCATCGAGCGCGAGCGGAACCTCGCCCAGCTACGGGACTTCTTCGCCGAGGCGGAGGAACTGGGCGACCTCGGCGCCTGGGAGTTCGACGAGACCGGCGTCTCGACCTGGACGGAGGGGACCCGCCGCATCCACGAGGTCGGCGACGACTTCGACCCCACAGTCGAGGACGGCCTGTCGTTTTACCACCCCGAAGACAGGGAGCGGGTCGCGGACGCCGTCGAGGCGGCCCTCGAAGACGGCGAGCCCTACGACGTAGAGGCCAGGCTCATCACCGCGACCGGCGAGTGCCGGTGGGTCCGGACCCGCGGGGAGCGGGTCGAGGACGCGGAGCACCGCACGGTCCGGGGGTTCATCCAGGACATCACCGAACAGAAGGAGCGCGAACGCCGGCTCCGCGTCCAGAACGAGCGGCTCGAATCCTTCGCCAGCGTCGTCAGCCACGACCTCCAGGGGCCGCTGACGGTCGCGCAGGGCCACCTGGAGCTGGCTCGCCAGGAGGAGACCGACGACCACCTCGACAGCATCGACAGCGCCCACCAGCGGATGCAGACGCTCATCGACGACATCCTGACGCTCGCACGCGACGGCCGCGAGGCGACGACCACCGAGCCGGTCGACTTACACACCGCCGCGACCGCCTGCTGGCAGACCGTCGAAACTGGGGACGCGACCTTAGAGACCGACACCGACAGCGTCGTCGTCGCGGACCCCCGGCGGCTGCGTCGCCTGCTGGAGAACCTGTTCCGGAACAGCGTCGCACACGGATCCCTTCCCACCCAGGGACAGGATGGGGATGTCGAACACAGCACCACGCCGCCCCAGTCGGACGCCGTCGTCGAGCACGGCGACGGCGTGACGGTCACCGTCGGCGACATCGACGACGAAAGCGGGTTCTACGTCGCCGACGACGGGCCGGGCGTCCCCGAGGACGAGCGGGACGCGGTGTTCGAAGCCGGCTACTCGACCGCGTCCGACGGCACCGGCTTCGGCCTCGCAATCGTCGCTGACATCGCCGCCGTCCACGGATGGGATGTGAGCGTGACCGACAGCGAGGCGGGCGGGGCCAGGTTCGAGATAACAAGCATCGTCGAAGGGGGGTGA
- a CDS encoding ArsR family transcriptional regulator has product MSALTENAAPAPFTDEEFRDTLRELPPSAKLVAKVLEDDAPLSQGDLAENSLLPDRTVRYALNRLEESDLVDSRYSFTDARKQVYFLTV; this is encoded by the coding sequence ATGAGCGCATTAACTGAAAACGCTGCACCGGCACCGTTCACCGATGAGGAGTTCCGCGACACGCTGCGTGAACTCCCGCCGAGCGCGAAGCTCGTCGCGAAGGTGCTGGAAGACGATGCTCCGTTGTCACAGGGCGACCTGGCCGAGAACTCGCTGCTCCCGGACCGTACTGTCAGGTATGCCCTGAACCGGCTGGAGGAGTCTGATCTGGTAGACTCGCGGTATAGTTTCACCGACGCACGCAAACAGGTTTATTTCCTCACGGTCTGA
- a CDS encoding methionine--tRNA ligase: protein MSNDEFPTDQPAVVTCGLPYANGDLHVGHLRTYVDGDALSRALRRIGQQTAFVSGSDMHGTPVAVNAAEAGVEPREFALDFHETYAETFPQFNIEFDNYGHTDDETNVELTQSFVRSWVENDHVHEKEIEVAWDTEEDQPLPDRYVEGTCPYCGEQARGDECDEGCQRHLEPGEIEDPVSTLTGNPAEYRTREHKFLRLSDFQEYLQGFLDRLEGTDNAQNQPREWIEGELQDLCITRDMDWGVDYPEDVDGGEDLVLYVWVDAPIEYVASTKQYSERVGDDEYNWEQVWKVDGEERHDTEWDDDWSEDNGEIIHVIGRDIIQHHAVFWPAMLRGAGYNEPRAILATGFVGIDGKALSTSRNRAVWADEYLEAGFHPDLFRYYIATGAQIDTDVDFSWDRFQERVNGELVGNVGNFIYRSLLFAERNYDGTPDAPVSDDVRERIEAAIDDFEAAVREYDVRALAEIAIELSNYGNEYIQRNEPWNLVDDNPEEAEQVIRDCVQLTKAVAVLIQPVLPGKAERLWGQLGEQGSVADVTLDSALEAPPAEFGEPAELFEQVEDDHIEALNEELQERVEAAGDDESEDDDGEDAGDEADDGDTDAADLQPLVEDRISFEDFEGVDMRVGEIRSAEPVEGADKLLKLEVDIGHEVRQVVAGLRQLHDAEDLPGTRVILLANMEKAELFGIESNGMVLAAGDEADLLTTHEDAPLGTRIK, encoded by the coding sequence ATGAGCAACGACGAGTTTCCGACGGACCAGCCGGCGGTCGTGACCTGTGGGTTGCCCTACGCGAACGGTGACTTGCACGTCGGCCACCTCAGGACGTATGTCGACGGAGACGCGCTGTCACGCGCTCTCCGACGGATCGGTCAGCAGACGGCGTTCGTTTCGGGATCGGACATGCACGGCACGCCAGTAGCGGTCAACGCCGCCGAAGCAGGCGTCGAGCCGCGAGAGTTCGCGCTTGACTTCCATGAGACCTACGCCGAGACGTTCCCGCAGTTCAACATCGAATTCGACAACTACGGGCACACCGACGACGAGACCAACGTCGAACTCACTCAGTCGTTCGTCCGCTCGTGGGTCGAAAACGACCACGTCCACGAGAAGGAAATAGAGGTCGCCTGGGACACCGAGGAGGACCAGCCCCTCCCCGACCGCTATGTTGAGGGGACCTGTCCCTACTGCGGGGAGCAGGCCCGCGGCGACGAGTGCGATGAGGGATGCCAGCGCCACCTCGAACCCGGCGAGATCGAGGACCCCGTCTCGACGCTGACCGGGAATCCCGCCGAGTACCGCACCCGGGAGCACAAGTTCCTCCGACTGTCGGACTTTCAGGAGTATCTGCAGGGCTTCCTCGACCGTCTCGAAGGGACCGACAACGCCCAGAACCAGCCCCGCGAGTGGATCGAGGGTGAACTGCAGGATCTCTGTATCACGCGGGACATGGACTGGGGCGTCGACTATCCCGAGGACGTCGACGGCGGGGAGGATCTGGTGCTGTACGTCTGGGTCGACGCACCTATCGAGTACGTCGCCTCGACGAAGCAGTACTCCGAGCGCGTCGGCGACGATGAGTACAACTGGGAACAGGTCTGGAAGGTCGACGGCGAAGAGCGCCACGATACCGAGTGGGACGACGACTGGAGCGAGGACAACGGCGAGATAATCCACGTCATCGGCCGTGACATCATCCAGCACCACGCCGTCTTCTGGCCCGCCATGCTGCGGGGCGCGGGCTACAACGAGCCCCGGGCCATCCTCGCGACCGGCTTCGTCGGCATCGACGGCAAGGCCCTCTCGACCTCGCGCAACCGCGCGGTCTGGGCCGACGAGTACCTGGAGGCCGGCTTCCACCCCGACCTGTTCCGGTACTACATCGCCACCGGCGCACAGATCGACACCGACGTGGACTTCTCCTGGGACCGCTTCCAAGAGCGGGTCAACGGCGAACTCGTCGGCAACGTCGGGAACTTCATCTACCGCTCGCTTTTGTTCGCCGAGCGCAACTACGACGGCACGCCCGACGCGCCCGTCAGCGACGACGTGCGCGAACGCATCGAGGCGGCCATCGACGACTTCGAGGCCGCCGTCCGCGAGTACGACGTGCGCGCCCTCGCCGAAATCGCCATCGAGCTGTCGAACTACGGCAACGAGTACATCCAGCGCAACGAGCCGTGGAACCTCGTCGACGACAACCCCGAGGAAGCCGAGCAGGTCATCCGCGACTGCGTCCAGCTGACGAAGGCCGTCGCGGTGCTCATCCAGCCCGTCCTGCCGGGCAAAGCCGAGCGCCTGTGGGGCCAGCTGGGCGAGCAGGGGTCGGTCGCCGACGTGACCCTCGACAGCGCGCTCGAAGCGCCGCCGGCCGAGTTCGGCGAGCCCGCGGAGCTGTTCGAGCAAGTCGAGGACGACCACATCGAGGCGCTGAACGAGGAGCTACAGGAGCGCGTTGAGGCGGCCGGCGACGACGAGTCCGAGGATGATGACGGCGAGGACGCCGGCGACGAAGCGGACGACGGGGATACAGACGCCGCCGACCTCCAGCCCCTCGTCGAGGACCGCATCAGTTTCGAGGACTTCGAGGGCGTCGATATGCGCGTCGGCGAGATTCGCAGCGCCGAGCCGGTCGAGGGCGCGGACAAGCTCCTCAAACTGGAGGTCGACATCGGCCACGAGGTCCGGCAGGTCGTCGCCGGCCTCCGACAACTGCACGACGCCGAGGACCTGCCCGGGACGCGGGTCATCCTGCTGGCGAACATGGAGAAAGCCGAGCTGTTCGGCATCGAATCCAACGGGATGGTGCTGGCCGCCGGCGACGAGGCGGACCTGCTGACGACGCACGAGGACGCCCCACTGGGGACCCGAATCAAGTAA
- a CDS encoding tyrosine decarboxylase MnfA, translating into MLQRAEPQDFERVLSSMCTVPHPSAREAAERFLATNPGDPGTYETIADLEREAVDYLGGMTGLSDPAGYVASGGTEANLQAIRIARNRADTDDPNVVAPVHAHFSFTKAADVLGVELRTAPATDYRVNMAAMSELVDEDTVCVVGVAGSTEYGYVDPIPAIADLAETVDALCHVDAAWGGFYLPFTDHDWHFGHADIDTMTIDPHKVGQAAVPAGGLLARDRSLLDELAVETPYLESTDQLTLTGTRSGAGVASAVAAMESLWPAGYEQQYETSMANADWLADQLSARGHDVVGPELPLVAADLSMPMTDELRDRGWRVSKTGAGEMRVVCMPHVTRSMLRSFVADLDWY; encoded by the coding sequence ATGCTCCAGCGGGCAGAGCCACAGGACTTCGAGCGCGTCCTCTCGTCGATGTGTACCGTGCCACACCCGTCGGCACGCGAAGCGGCGGAACGCTTCCTCGCGACGAACCCCGGAGACCCGGGTACGTACGAGACCATCGCCGATCTGGAACGCGAGGCCGTCGACTATCTCGGCGGGATGACCGGCCTCTCGGACCCCGCGGGCTACGTCGCCTCGGGCGGGACAGAGGCCAACCTGCAGGCGATACGCATCGCCCGTAATCGCGCCGATACAGACGACCCAAACGTGGTCGCGCCCGTCCACGCGCACTTTTCATTCACGAAGGCCGCTGACGTGCTCGGGGTTGAGTTGCGGACTGCGCCGGCAACGGACTACCGTGTCAACATGGCGGCGATGTCGGAACTCGTCGACGAAGACACGGTGTGTGTCGTCGGCGTCGCCGGCTCGACCGAGTACGGCTACGTCGACCCGATTCCGGCCATCGCCGACCTCGCAGAAACGGTCGATGCCCTCTGTCACGTCGACGCCGCGTGGGGCGGCTTCTACCTTCCGTTCACCGACCACGACTGGCACTTCGGCCACGCGGACATCGACACGATGACCATCGACCCCCACAAGGTCGGACAGGCGGCGGTTCCCGCCGGCGGACTGCTGGCTCGGGACCGGTCGCTGCTCGACGAACTCGCCGTCGAAACGCCGTATCTGGAATCGACGGACCAGCTCACGCTGACGGGGACGCGGTCGGGCGCTGGCGTGGCCTCGGCTGTCGCGGCGATGGAATCGCTGTGGCCGGCAGGCTACGAGCAACAGTACGAAACGTCGATGGCCAACGCCGACTGGCTGGCTGACCAGCTATCAGCGCGGGGCCACGACGTGGTCGGGCCCGAACTTCCGCTTGTCGCGGCCGACCTCTCGATGCCGATGACCGACGAACTGCGGGATCGCGGCTGGCGGGTCTCGAAGACCGGGGCCGGTGAGATGCGCGTCGTGTGTATGCCCCACGTCACGCGGTCGATGCTACGCTCATTTGTCGCGGATCTCGACTGGTACTGA
- a CDS encoding protease, with amino-acid sequence MVNPLATVALLQAEPLLGMSLSILLFLAGAGLIVGEALAPGTHFFVLGVALLTAGLVGLFIPASLGILAPLILTVVVLATTAVTLWGYRKLDFAAPGRGQTLSSDSLTGQFGTVTERVTRSDGEVKLEDGGFNPYYQARSSGDPIEEGTEVIVIDPGGGNVLEVEAVEAAGDEIDRALERDRNRSDADAEPERESERA; translated from the coding sequence ATGGTGAATCCGCTGGCGACAGTTGCCCTGCTGCAGGCCGAACCACTGTTAGGTATGTCGCTCTCCATTCTGCTGTTTCTGGCCGGCGCGGGCCTCATCGTGGGCGAGGCGCTCGCCCCCGGAACCCACTTTTTCGTTCTCGGCGTGGCCCTGCTGACGGCAGGGCTGGTCGGGCTGTTCATTCCAGCAAGCCTCGGTATCCTCGCCCCACTCATCCTTACTGTCGTTGTCCTTGCAACGACAGCGGTCACGCTCTGGGGGTATCGAAAGCTCGACTTCGCCGCACCGGGCCGGGGCCAGACGCTCAGCTCTGACTCGCTTACGGGCCAGTTCGGAACGGTTACCGAGCGCGTAACCCGAAGCGACGGCGAGGTCAAACTGGAAGACGGCGGTTTCAATCCCTATTATCAGGCTCGCAGTTCCGGCGATCCCATCGAGGAGGGGACGGAAGTAATCGTCATCGACCCGGGCGGCGGGAACGTCCTGGAAGTCGAAGCGGTGGAGGCGGCAGGCGACGAAATCGACCGCGCGCTCGAACGTGACCGAAACCGGAGCGATGCGGACGCCGAGCCGGAGCGAGAGTCCGAGCGGGCGTAG
- a CDS encoding phosphoesterase, whose amino-acid sequence MFPATAPLQGLGGLVGFVTVIFLLIAIALVYSSVVIIRPYQKGAYTVLGTYRGVLDQGIHFIYPFVSDVTRFDMRTQTLDVPRQEAITRDNSPVTADAVVYIKVMDPKKAFLEVDNYERAVSNLAQTTLRAVLGDMELDDTLNKRGEINARIRKELDEPTDEWGVRVESVEVREVNPSKDVQQAMEQQTSAERKRRAMILEAQGERRSAIETAEGDKQSNIIRAQGEKQSQILEAQGDAISTVLRAKSAESMGERAVIDKGMETLAEIGQGESTKFILPQELTSLVGRYGKHLQGSDVKENGHSLEALDFDDETREMLGLDDIEEILGQIDEEAQVDVEAMEEEAQKIKHGEDSGVDSADDVIEEMDAEIDNDSGTTDVAGGPDDTTRTSEVDKDN is encoded by the coding sequence ATGTTCCCCGCGACAGCACCGCTGCAAGGTCTGGGAGGACTCGTCGGTTTCGTTACCGTAATCTTCCTCCTGATCGCCATCGCGCTGGTGTACTCCAGCGTCGTGATCATCCGCCCGTACCAGAAAGGTGCCTACACGGTCCTTGGTACCTATCGCGGCGTCCTCGACCAGGGGATTCACTTCATCTATCCCTTTGTCTCCGACGTGACGCGGTTCGATATGCGTACCCAGACGCTTGACGTGCCGCGGCAAGAGGCTATCACCCGCGACAACTCGCCGGTGACCGCCGACGCCGTCGTCTACATCAAGGTGATGGACCCGAAGAAGGCGTTCCTCGAAGTCGACAACTACGAACGTGCCGTCTCCAACCTCGCCCAGACGACCCTTCGTGCCGTCCTAGGTGACATGGAACTGGACGACACGCTGAACAAGCGGGGTGAAATCAACGCCCGCATCCGGAAAGAGCTGGACGAACCCACCGACGAGTGGGGTGTCCGCGTCGAGAGCGTGGAGGTCCGCGAGGTCAACCCGTCCAAGGACGTCCAGCAGGCCATGGAGCAACAGACCTCCGCCGAGCGGAAACGCCGTGCCATGATTCTGGAAGCCCAGGGTGAACGGCGCTCCGCCATCGAGACGGCCGAAGGTGACAAGCAGTCTAACATCATCCGCGCACAGGGTGAGAAACAGAGCCAGATTCTGGAAGCACAGGGTGACGCAATTTCGACCGTCCTGCGTGCGAAATCCGCCGAGTCGATGGGCGAGCGCGCCGTCATCGACAAGGGGATGGAGACGCTCGCGGAAATCGGTCAGGGCGAGTCGACGAAGTTCATCCTCCCGCAGGAGCTTACCTCGCTGGTGGGCCGCTACGGCAAGCACCTCCAGGGCTCCGACGTGAAGGAGAACGGTCACTCGCTGGAAGCGCTTGACTTCGACGACGAGACCCGCGAGATGCTTGGTCTGGACGATATCGAGGAAATCCTCGGCCAGATCGACGAGGAAGCGCAGGTCGATGTCGAAGCGATGGAAGAGGAAGCCCAGAAGATCAAACACGGCGAAGACTCCGGCGTCGACAGCGCCGACGACGTCATTGAGGAGATGGACGCTGAGATAGACAACGACTCGGGCACGACTGACGTGGCCGGCGGTCCCGACGACACGACGCGAACGTCGGAAGTCGACAAAGACAACTAA
- a CDS encoding deoxyribonuclease, protein MEISDQLLCLFSADIRSEGDRYVVEIPRREVETGAVDSGSTYRVALISADEGTEADEETVAETPPDQPQPPVEPGETRYVEIEDIGKQGDGIARVERGYVIIVPGAEIDERVKIEVTEVKSNFAVGEIIDDV, encoded by the coding sequence TTGGAAATCTCGGATCAACTGCTGTGTCTGTTCAGTGCCGATATCCGCAGCGAGGGGGACCGGTACGTCGTAGAGATCCCTCGTCGAGAGGTCGAGACGGGCGCAGTCGACTCGGGCAGTACCTACCGCGTTGCGCTTATCTCCGCAGACGAGGGGACAGAGGCGGACGAGGAGACAGTGGCGGAGACGCCACCGGATCAGCCACAGCCGCCGGTCGAACCGGGTGAGACGCGCTACGTCGAGATTGAAGACATCGGCAAGCAGGGCGACGGCATCGCCCGCGTCGAGCGCGGCTATGTCATCATCGTTCCGGGAGCCGAAATCGACGAACGTGTCAAGATCGAAGTGACCGAAGTCAAGTCGAACTTCGCGGTCGGCGAAATCATCGACGACGTCTGA
- a CDS encoding zinc/iron-chelating domain-containing protein gives MDSLETELERARALDESDLADAIETIGFECTRCGACCKAESACSAGGASDGPDGSDVQPKSAETDAEPHTATVFPDEIRQLQATGEYDFRDVARPMPYGLADGPDGPEGETFEWALQTDDCGDCTFYAEDGGTGACTVHGDRPLICRTYPFSVALGGTSQPMGEAVDEAGIVRAHECEGLGRDISRADAEELAAALKERAVRELTEAIGVRDNYRPVDPSAGQVVVHDSEGAKRPDGSAYE, from the coding sequence GTGGACTCCTTGGAAACCGAACTTGAACGGGCCCGTGCCCTCGACGAGTCGGACTTGGCCGACGCAATCGAGACGATCGGGTTCGAATGCACCCGCTGTGGAGCCTGCTGCAAGGCCGAGTCAGCGTGTAGTGCGGGTGGCGCGAGTGACGGACCCGATGGGTCCGACGTGCAGCCCAAGTCCGCTGAAACCGATGCTGAACCCCACACTGCGACGGTGTTTCCCGACGAGATCCGGCAGCTACAGGCGACCGGGGAGTACGACTTCCGCGACGTGGCTCGACCGATGCCGTACGGACTGGCTGACGGCCCTGACGGCCCCGAAGGCGAGACGTTTGAGTGGGCGCTCCAGACCGATGACTGCGGCGACTGTACGTTCTACGCTGAGGACGGCGGCACGGGTGCCTGTACGGTCCACGGTGACCGCCCGCTCATTTGCCGGACCTACCCGTTCAGCGTCGCGCTCGGCGGGACGAGCCAGCCGATGGGCGAAGCCGTCGACGAGGCGGGGATTGTCCGGGCCCACGAATGTGAGGGGCTCGGTCGGGATATCTCCAGAGCCGACGCCGAGGAGTTGGCAGCAGCGCTCAAGGAGCGCGCCGTTCGAGAACTGACGGAAGCAATCGGCGTCCGAGACAACTACCGGCCCGTCGACCCGTCAGCCGGACAGGTCGTCGTCCACGACTCCGAAGGGGCAAAGCGCCCCGACGGCAGTGCCTACGAGTAG
- a CDS encoding MarR family transcriptional regulator — MTREGDVDEDKRATLRRFAALGAASPFARFGDSGSESDAPDAIAGYVSTHPGTHFSKLRDDLKLGTGEAQHHLHRLENEAVVTSQKDGDYRRYFPAGQFSEFEQVALGYLRRSTARGMLVTLLRRPDATASELATELDVSRPTVSNYAADLEAAGLLSREDGYAVTEPETVLTLLIRYADSFGDDVAALAGEADSLLRYDP, encoded by the coding sequence ATGACGCGTGAGGGCGACGTGGACGAGGATAAACGAGCGACACTCCGTCGCTTTGCCGCCCTCGGTGCAGCAAGTCCGTTTGCCCGCTTCGGCGACAGCGGAAGCGAGAGCGACGCGCCCGACGCCATCGCCGGATACGTCTCGACACACCCCGGGACCCACTTCTCGAAGCTTCGTGACGACCTCAAACTCGGGACTGGTGAGGCCCAGCACCACCTCCACCGGCTGGAAAACGAGGCCGTCGTCACGTCACAGAAGGACGGCGACTACCGCAGGTACTTCCCGGCCGGGCAGTTCTCCGAGTTCGAACAGGTGGCGCTTGGCTACCTGCGGCGGTCCACGGCTCGCGGGATGCTCGTCACCCTGCTGCGCCGCCCGGACGCGACGGCGTCGGAACTGGCCACTGAACTGGACGTCTCACGACCGACGGTGAGCAACTACGCCGCCGATCTGGAGGCCGCCGGGCTCCTGTCCAGAGAAGACGGCTACGCAGTTACGGAACCCGAAACCGTGCTGACACTGCTGATTCGGTACGCCGATTCGTTCGGCGACGATGTGGCCGCGTTAGCCGGCGAGGCCGACTCGCTACTGCGGTACGACCCGTGA
- a CDS encoding MBL fold hydrolase, with protein sequence MNWQRADVPVSTRAPTGNTAAYVCGDEAALLVDPAATNDALDSLLSDRTLAHIALTHHHPDHAGAVAHYAGETGATVWARHGRAGAFEATTGVSPDRLFSGGTTIPTDAGPVTVIDTPGHAPEHVAFATDGAVVSGDLAVAEGSVVVGAPEGDVRAYLASLRRLHARNPDVLLPGHGPRIETPRETCARLINHRLERERRVRDAVDHGATTLDEILDAAYEKDLTGVRDLARATVLAHIEKLAVEGVLSWDGDRAVPNPAE encoded by the coding sequence ATGAACTGGCAGCGGGCCGACGTACCCGTCTCGACACGGGCACCAACTGGCAACACGGCGGCATACGTTTGTGGCGACGAGGCGGCGCTTCTCGTGGACCCTGCGGCGACGAACGATGCGCTCGATTCGCTTCTCAGCGACCGCACCCTCGCACACATTGCGCTCACGCACCATCACCCTGACCACGCTGGTGCCGTTGCACACTACGCCGGAGAGACGGGCGCGACGGTGTGGGCGCGCCACGGTCGAGCAGGCGCGTTTGAAGCTACGACCGGCGTTTCCCCGGACAGACTGTTCAGCGGAGGGACGACGATTCCGACTGATGCCGGCCCAGTGACCGTCATCGATACGCCGGGACACGCGCCGGAGCACGTTGCCTTCGCAACAGACGGGGCCGTCGTCTCCGGCGACCTCGCCGTCGCTGAGGGCAGCGTCGTCGTCGGTGCACCCGAGGGCGACGTTCGGGCCTATCTCGCGTCACTGCGCCGCCTCCACGCCAGAAACCCCGACGTGCTGTTACCGGGTCACGGCCCGCGTATCGAGACGCCACGGGAGACCTGTGCACGACTCATCAATCACCGACTGGAGCGTGAGCGGCGTGTTCGGGACGCTGTCGACCACGGCGCCACTACGCTGGACGAAATCCTCGACGCCGCCTACGAAAAGGACCTCACCGGCGTGCGCGACCTGGCCCGCGCGACGGTGCTGGCCCACATTGAGAAACTCGCTGTCGAAGGCGTGCTCTCGTGGGACGGCGACCGGGCCGTGCCGAACCCGGCGGAGTGA
- a CDS encoding chemotaxis protein CheY, whose protein sequence is MAPESTPEAKSISSGVSYIPFGIPGLDGQVRGIPTGSTVLLAGASDAGGDAFTYTSLATLMLAKHRPEMVPNGIARRSEAIPESVTYITLSHDREHVYSELDAVLDGYQFDTLTDNMAVADFSQRFMELLPVPEPLFDARRSDAEIEQPDAELPERKPASETFEKLLSDISDRVSDAAETLIVIDSLTDLERATEFGLPQNHEIAFLMGLREAVVNWGNVAFVKLDRPAGDVRSDALIHGLLHGSVYFYSNDKGFETYRTMRVGSFGGALDSERQTVFESLIGPTGFRAKATKKIGPSNW, encoded by the coding sequence ATGGCACCCGAATCGACGCCGGAAGCCAAGAGTATCAGCTCCGGCGTGTCGTACATCCCATTCGGCATCCCTGGGCTGGACGGACAGGTCCGCGGGATTCCGACCGGGAGCACGGTCCTGCTGGCGGGGGCCTCCGACGCGGGAGGCGACGCCTTCACGTACACCAGCCTCGCCACGCTGATGCTCGCGAAACACCGCCCGGAAATGGTTCCGAACGGCATCGCCCGGCGCAGCGAGGCAATTCCAGAGTCGGTGACCTACATCACGCTCTCGCACGACCGCGAGCACGTCTACAGCGAACTCGACGCCGTGCTCGACGGCTACCAGTTCGATACGCTCACCGATAACATGGCCGTCGCCGATTTCTCCCAGCGGTTTATGGAGCTGTTGCCAGTCCCCGAACCACTGTTCGATGCCCGCCGGAGCGACGCCGAAATCGAACAGCCCGACGCGGAGCTACCGGAGCGAAAGCCTGCTTCGGAGACGTTCGAGAAACTTCTCTCCGATATCAGCGACCGGGTGAGCGACGCCGCAGAGACGCTCATCGTCATCGACTCGCTGACCGACCTCGAACGGGCGACGGAGTTCGGCCTGCCACAGAACCACGAGATCGCGTTCCTGATGGGGCTCCGGGAGGCGGTCGTCAACTGGGGGAACGTAGCCTTCGTCAAACTCGACCGACCCGCCGGCGACGTGCGGTCGGACGCGCTCATTCATGGGCTGTTGCACGGCAGCGTTTACTTCTACTCCAACGACAAGGGCTTCGAGACGTATCGGACCATGCGGGTCGGCTCCTTCGGCGGCGCGCTCGACTCTGAGCGCCAGACTGTGTTCGAGTCGCTGATCGGTCCCACAGGCTTTCGCGCGAAGGCGACGAAGAAAATCGGGCCGTCGAACTGGTAA